One genomic segment of Salarias fasciatus chromosome 8, fSalaFa1.1, whole genome shotgun sequence includes these proteins:
- the glp2r gene encoding glucagon-like peptide 2 receptor isoform X1, translating into MRAQSIMPALLPSWSKTTKLLLLVFLLPLNQQTEGSLLESLIARRTEYWENCNRTLAASGLLKTGNYCRGTFDMFACWPHSPPGNVSVPCPPYLPWISEDSARRIHRECLENGKWRQVENSSDPWRDDSECVEDHYFKDKEDEMLRQTALRLISVIGYSLSLFSLTLATLLMGMLRKLHCTRNYIHMNLFVSFILRATAVISKEIILYVMYSNLPKDDPGWSSYSSSAQIAMMCKFSKVCMEYFVACNYFWLLVEAIFLHTLLFTAVLTKRRLLKNYMLLGWGTPVLFVAPWTVVKILYENTECWSIVNRGFWWIIRGPITLAVLVIFFIFIKILMLLLSKLKADQVKFTDYRYSLARATLVLIPLLGIHEVVFTVLIDECVEGSSRYAKNFINLTLSSFQGFLVAVLYCFANGEVQAELKKRWQLFLFTNHFKVRSCFQGAPLKHLWKCTQGPHPRGSRQSESYDEGATSTTNPNLLQVAVHGPGRAVGPGHARGGGGGGGTKGPDPAGLDFLTRKSLSSSDGEMTLGETMEEILEESEF; encoded by the exons ATGAGAGCGCAGAGCATCATGCCCGCCCTGCTGCCGAGCTGGAGCAAGACCACCAAGCTTCTGCTCCTggtcttcctccttcctctcaacCAACAG ACCGAAGGTTCGCTGCTGGAGAGTCTGATCGCTCGACGGACTGAATACTGGGAGAACTGCAACAGAACTCTGGCAGCGAGCGGACTCTTAAAAACTG GAAACTACTGCAGAGGAACATTCGACATGTTTGCCTGTTGGCCTCACTCCCCTCCGGGCAACGTGTCCGTCCCCTGTCCGCCGTACCTGCCGTGGATCAGCGAGG ACAGCGCCAGGAGGATTCACCGAGAATGCCTGGAAAACGGGAAATGGAGACAGGTGGAGAACTCGTCCGACCCCTGGAGGGACGACTCCGAGTGTGTGGAAGACCATTATTTCAAGGACAAG GAGGATGAAATGCTGCGGCAGACGGCGCTCAGGCTCATCTCTGTCATCGGCTACTCGCTGTCCCTGTTCTCCCTCACGCTGGCCACCCTGCTGATGGGCATGCTGAG GAAGCTCCACTGCACCAGGAACTACATCCACATGAATCTGTTTGTGTCGTTCATCCTGAGAGCCACAGCCGTCATCTCCAAGGAGATCATCCTGTATGTCATGTACTCCAACCTGCCCAAGGACGACCCCGGGTGGAGCTCCTACTCCAGCTCTGCG CAGATCGCCATGATGTGCAAATTCTCCAAAGTGTGCATGGAGTACTTTGTGGCCTGTAACTACTTCTGGCTCTTGGTGGAGGCCATCTTCCTCCACACGCTGCTGTTCACCGCCGTGCTGACCAAGAGGCGTCTGCTGAAGAACTACATGCTGCTGGGATGGG GAACTCCAGTTCTCTTTGTGGCCCCGTGGACGGTGGTCAAGATTTTATATGAAAACACTGA ATGCTGGTCGATCGTCAACAGAGGGTTCTGGTGGATCATCAGAGGCCCCATCACTCTGGCGGTGCTG gtcattttcttcatattcatCAAGATCCTCATGCTGCTTCTGTCCAAGCTGAAAGCAGACCAGGTGAAGTTCACCGACTACAGATACAG CTTGGCCCGAGCGACGCTGGTGCTGATCCCCCTGCTGGGCATCCACGAGGTGGTCTTCACAGTGCTGATCGACGAGTGTGTGGAGGGCAGCAGTCGCTACGCCAAGAACTTCATCAACCTCACCCTGAGCTCCTTCCAG GGATTCCTGGTTGCTGTTCTGTACTGCTTTGCTAATGGAGAG gttCAAGCCGAACTGAAGAAACGCTGGCAGCTGTTCCTGTTCACCAATCACTTCAAGGTCCGCAGCTGCTTCCAGGGGGCCCCCCTCAAACACCTGTGGAAATGCACCCAGGGGCCCCACCCCCGGGGCTCCCGGCAGAGCGAGTCCTACGACGAGGGCGCCACCTCCACCACCAACCCCAACCTGCTGCAGGTGGCCGTGcacgggccgggccgggccgtcGGACCGGGCCATgccagaggcggcggcggcggcggcggcacaaAGGGCCCCGATCCGGCGGGGCTGGACTTCCTCACCAGGAAGAGTCTGTCCAGCAGCGACGGAGAGATGACGCTCGGGGAGACCATGGAGGAGATTCTGGAGGAGAGCGAGTTCTGA
- the pts gene encoding 6-pyruvoyl tetrahydrobiopterin synthase → MSGSSGTGSGGGAARDRIGYITRVQSFSACHRLHSIQLSDEENKQIFGKCNNPNGHGHNYKVEVTVRGKIDSVTGMVMNLTDIKRHIEEVIMVPLDHKNLDKDVPYFATVVSTTENLAVYIWDNMAKVLPPDTLYEIKIHETDKNVIVYRGE, encoded by the exons ATGTCCGGATCCAGCGGcaccggcagcggcggcggagcggcccgGGACCGCATCGGCTACATCACCCGCGTCCAGAGCTTCAGCGCCTGCCACCGGCTCCACAG CATCCAATTGAGTGATGAGGAGAATAAACAAATTTTCGGAAAGTGTAACAATCCCAACGGACACGGACACAACTACAAAG TGGAAGTAACCGTGCGTGGAaag ATCGACAGCGTTACCGGGATGGTCATGAACCTGACGGACATAAAGAGACATATTGAG GAAGTCATCATGGTTCCTCTGGACCATAAAAACCTTGATAAAGACGTTCCTTACTTTGCTACAGTTGTCAG CACCACAGAGAACCTGGCCGTGTACATATGGGACAACATGGCGAAGGTTTTGCCCCCCGACACTCTCTACGAGATCAAGATTCATGAGACTGATAAGAACGTCATTGTTTATCGAGGGGAGTAG
- the glp2r gene encoding glucagon-like peptide 2 receptor isoform X2, with amino-acid sequence MRAQSIMPALLPSWSKTTKLLLLVFLLPLNQQTEGSLLESLIARRTEYWENCNRTLAASGLLKTGNYCRGTFDMFACWPHSPPGNVSVPCPPYLPWISEDSARRIHRECLENGKWRQVENSSDPWRDDSECVEDHYFKDKEDEMLRQTALRLISVIGYSLSLFSLTLATLLMGMLRKLHCTRNYIHMNLFVSFILRATAVISKEIILYVMYSNLPKDDPGWSSYSSSAIAMMCKFSKVCMEYFVACNYFWLLVEAIFLHTLLFTAVLTKRRLLKNYMLLGWGTPVLFVAPWTVVKILYENTECWSIVNRGFWWIIRGPITLAVLVIFFIFIKILMLLLSKLKADQVKFTDYRYSLARATLVLIPLLGIHEVVFTVLIDECVEGSSRYAKNFINLTLSSFQGFLVAVLYCFANGEVQAELKKRWQLFLFTNHFKVRSCFQGAPLKHLWKCTQGPHPRGSRQSESYDEGATSTTNPNLLQVAVHGPGRAVGPGHARGGGGGGGTKGPDPAGLDFLTRKSLSSSDGEMTLGETMEEILEESEF; translated from the exons ATGAGAGCGCAGAGCATCATGCCCGCCCTGCTGCCGAGCTGGAGCAAGACCACCAAGCTTCTGCTCCTggtcttcctccttcctctcaacCAACAG ACCGAAGGTTCGCTGCTGGAGAGTCTGATCGCTCGACGGACTGAATACTGGGAGAACTGCAACAGAACTCTGGCAGCGAGCGGACTCTTAAAAACTG GAAACTACTGCAGAGGAACATTCGACATGTTTGCCTGTTGGCCTCACTCCCCTCCGGGCAACGTGTCCGTCCCCTGTCCGCCGTACCTGCCGTGGATCAGCGAGG ACAGCGCCAGGAGGATTCACCGAGAATGCCTGGAAAACGGGAAATGGAGACAGGTGGAGAACTCGTCCGACCCCTGGAGGGACGACTCCGAGTGTGTGGAAGACCATTATTTCAAGGACAAG GAGGATGAAATGCTGCGGCAGACGGCGCTCAGGCTCATCTCTGTCATCGGCTACTCGCTGTCCCTGTTCTCCCTCACGCTGGCCACCCTGCTGATGGGCATGCTGAG GAAGCTCCACTGCACCAGGAACTACATCCACATGAATCTGTTTGTGTCGTTCATCCTGAGAGCCACAGCCGTCATCTCCAAGGAGATCATCCTGTATGTCATGTACTCCAACCTGCCCAAGGACGACCCCGGGTGGAGCTCCTACTCCAGCTCTGCG ATCGCCATGATGTGCAAATTCTCCAAAGTGTGCATGGAGTACTTTGTGGCCTGTAACTACTTCTGGCTCTTGGTGGAGGCCATCTTCCTCCACACGCTGCTGTTCACCGCCGTGCTGACCAAGAGGCGTCTGCTGAAGAACTACATGCTGCTGGGATGGG GAACTCCAGTTCTCTTTGTGGCCCCGTGGACGGTGGTCAAGATTTTATATGAAAACACTGA ATGCTGGTCGATCGTCAACAGAGGGTTCTGGTGGATCATCAGAGGCCCCATCACTCTGGCGGTGCTG gtcattttcttcatattcatCAAGATCCTCATGCTGCTTCTGTCCAAGCTGAAAGCAGACCAGGTGAAGTTCACCGACTACAGATACAG CTTGGCCCGAGCGACGCTGGTGCTGATCCCCCTGCTGGGCATCCACGAGGTGGTCTTCACAGTGCTGATCGACGAGTGTGTGGAGGGCAGCAGTCGCTACGCCAAGAACTTCATCAACCTCACCCTGAGCTCCTTCCAG GGATTCCTGGTTGCTGTTCTGTACTGCTTTGCTAATGGAGAG gttCAAGCCGAACTGAAGAAACGCTGGCAGCTGTTCCTGTTCACCAATCACTTCAAGGTCCGCAGCTGCTTCCAGGGGGCCCCCCTCAAACACCTGTGGAAATGCACCCAGGGGCCCCACCCCCGGGGCTCCCGGCAGAGCGAGTCCTACGACGAGGGCGCCACCTCCACCACCAACCCCAACCTGCTGCAGGTGGCCGTGcacgggccgggccgggccgtcGGACCGGGCCATgccagaggcggcggcggcggcggcggcacaaAGGGCCCCGATCCGGCGGGGCTGGACTTCCTCACCAGGAAGAGTCTGTCCAGCAGCGACGGAGAGATGACGCTCGGGGAGACCATGGAGGAGATTCTGGAGGAGAGCGAGTTCTGA